The proteins below are encoded in one region of Xenopus laevis strain J_2021 chromosome 8L, Xenopus_laevis_v10.1, whole genome shotgun sequence:
- the nudt16.L gene encoding U8 snoRNA-decapping enzyme, with protein sequence MAESRSPDRGAKEDKPRPRNISREESLQLEGYKHACHALLHAPSQAKLFDRVPIRRVLLMMMRFDGRLGFPGGFVDTRDISLEEGLKRELEEELGPALATVEVTEDDYRSSQVREHPQKCVTHFYIKELKLEEIERIEAEAVNAKDHGLEVMGLIRVPLYTLRDRVGGLPAFLCNNFIGNSKSQLLYALRSLKLLREDQIQEVLKASHRLQY encoded by the exons ATGGCGGAAAGTAGGAGCCCAGACAGGGGGGCAAAGGAGGATAAGCCGCGGCCCCGAAACATATCCAGAGAAGAGTCTCTGCAGTTGGAAGGCTATAAGCACGCCTGTCATGCGCTGCTGCATGCACCTAGTCAAGCCAAGCTTTTCGACCGTGTCCCTATTAGGCGTGTATTGCTG ATGATGATGCGCTTCGATGGACGCTTGGGATTCCCAGGTGGTTTTGTAGACACTCGAGACATATCTCTGGAAGAAGGTCTGAAACGGGAATTGGAAGAGGAACTGGGTCCTGCTCTCGCAACGGTGGAGGTGACAGAGGACGATTATAGAAGTTCCCAAGTCAGGGAACACCCTCAAAAGTGTGTTACTCACTTCTACATTAAGGAACTGAAACTTGAGGAAATAGAGAGGATTGAAGCTGAGGCCGTGAATGCGAAAGACCATGGATTAGAG GTGATGGGCCTGATCCGTGTGCCCCTGTATACCCTACGGGATCGAGTGGGAGGTCTTCCTGCATTCCTGTGCAACAACTTTATTGGGAACTCTAAAAGTCAACTTCTGTATGCACTACGCTCTTTGAAACTGCTACGGGAGGACCAGATTCAGGAGGTCCTGAAGGCAAGCCATAGACTTCAGTACTGA
- the nudt16.L gene encoding U8 snoRNA-decapping enzyme isoform X1: MRLSCPNDFHIAACFFILMMMRFDGRLGFPGGFVDTRDISLEEGLKRELEEELGPALATVEVTEDDYRSSQVREHPQKCVTHFYIKELKLEEIERIEAEAVNAKDHGLEVMGLIRVPLYTLRDRVGGLPAFLCNNFIGNSKSQLLYALRSLKLLREDQIQEVLKASHRLQY, translated from the exons ATGAGACTGAGTTGCCCCAATGACTTCCATATTGcagcttgtttttttatattg ATGATGATGCGCTTCGATGGACGCTTGGGATTCCCAGGTGGTTTTGTAGACACTCGAGACATATCTCTGGAAGAAGGTCTGAAACGGGAATTGGAAGAGGAACTGGGTCCTGCTCTCGCAACGGTGGAGGTGACAGAGGACGATTATAGAAGTTCCCAAGTCAGGGAACACCCTCAAAAGTGTGTTACTCACTTCTACATTAAGGAACTGAAACTTGAGGAAATAGAGAGGATTGAAGCTGAGGCCGTGAATGCGAAAGACCATGGATTAGAG GTGATGGGCCTGATCCGTGTGCCCCTGTATACCCTACGGGATCGAGTGGGAGGTCTTCCTGCATTCCTGTGCAACAACTTTATTGGGAACTCTAAAAGTCAACTTCTGTATGCACTACGCTCTTTGAAACTGCTACGGGAGGACCAGATTCAGGAGGTCCTGAAGGCAAGCCATAGACTTCAGTACTGA